AGGAGAGTTTCCAGAATCTTGGGCTGGCCATGGGCATGACGGTCATCGCCACGGTCAAGGCCCCGTGGGTCGTGCTGGTCAAGGAGGACTCCATGTTCAAGACCAGCGCCCGCAACAAGTTCTGCGGGAAGATCTCGGCCGTCAACGTCGGTCAGATCGCGGCAGAGGTGGTGGTGGACCTGGCCGACGGCACCAATATCACCTCGCTCATCACCGACGAGTCCGTGAGCAAGCTCGACCTCAAGGTCGGCGACGACATCTGCGCCATGGTCAAGGCCTTCTCGGTCATCCTGACCCTCGAATAGACCTTCCGGATTCCTTTGTGTGCGGGGCCCGGTGCGACGAGTTCGCGCCGGGCCCCATTTTTTTCAGAACTGCACCGCCAGCTTGGCGACGACGCGGTAATCCTCGACGGGCTGGGTGCCGTCCATGTCGGCGTACACGGTGATGGGCGCGGCCAGCCCCAGGACCATGTTCAACGGTTCGACCCTCACGCTCAGCTCGGGGCCGAGGAAGATCATGTCGCACCCCGAGTTGGGGTCCTTCTTGGTCACGCCCGGAGCCATCTGCTGCGTGTTCTTCTCCTGATGCGCCCCGTTCATGGCCAGGCCCGCGGTGAGACATTTGCTCAAGGCGAAGCCGTAGCCGAGATCGTACTGGAACATGTCGCCCTTTTCCAGGTCATGCTCCCCCTCGGTGTTCAGCGTGTACATGAGCTGTCCGTCCAGGCGGGATCGGCCGAATACCCGGGACGCGCTCAGGGAGGCCTTGGGGTTCCAGGAACCTGTGCTCAACTGCAGAAACGGCCCCATGTACGGCTGCGTGCCGAAGGAATTGCGGTTGTCGCTGTCGGCGGTGGGGATTTCGAGCCCCAGGCCCAGGGCCAGGGAAAGCGGGTCGCCCTTTTTCTGTGTCAAGGCCTGCCAGCGTCCCATGACTTGG
The Desulfomicrobium escambiense DSM 10707 genome window above contains:
- a CDS encoding transporter, producing MKFAIIGKYVYFDQFKIHTGSSKDDPGFGKRRRTAHAGQLTFRAGLLEGFEAFLTATAFDKELERKNAKGLTDESDIQGLGDIQVMGRWQALTQKKGDPLSLALGLGLEIPTADSDNRNSFGTQPYMGPFLQLSTGSWNPKASLSASRVFGRSRLDGQLMYTLNTEGEHDLEKGDMFQYDLGYGFALSKCLTAGLAMNGAHQEKNTQQMAPGVTKKDPNSGCDMIFLGPELSVRVEPLNMVLGLAAPITVYADMDGTQPVEDYRVVAKLAVQF